CTGGAACGATTTGGCTGACATCATCACCGCCATGCCCGCCAAACTGCAAAACGACCCGACTTGGCAATACTGGCTCGCCCGCAGCTACGCCGCACAAGGCAACCGCAGCCGGGCCGAGCCTCTGTATGAAAAAGCCGCCGCCAGCGGCCGCAATTTCTATGCCGTGATGGCGGGCGAAGAATTGGGCCGCCGCGTCAGCACCCGCAACAACGTGGGCGAAGCCTCGAAAAGCGATGTCAAACACTTGGCGAAAGACGGCGCCATCGACCGCGCCCTTACCCTGTTTAAAGCCAGCCAAAGCAGCGGCGATTGGAAAATGCGCCGCCAGGCGCAGGCAGAATGGCGTTATGCCACCCGCGGTGCCGACGAAGACTTGCTGCTGACCGCCGCCCAACTGGCATACGACAACCAGTTTTACGAAATGGCCATCAACAGCGCCGAGCGCACCAACACCAAGCTCAACTACAACCTGCGCTATATTTCGCCGTTTAAAGACACCACCGTGCGCTACGCCAATCAGGCGGGTGTCGATCCCGCATGGGTGTACGGCCTTATCCGCCAAGAAAGCCGCTTCATGCTGGGCGCGCAATCCAGCGTGGGCGCGCAAGGGCTGATGCAGGTGATGCCCGCCACCGCCCGCGAAATCGCCGCCAAAATCGGCATGAGCAGCAGCGAGCTTTACACCATGGACGGCAACATCCGCATGGGCACCTGGTATATGGCCGATGCCAAACGCCGCCTGCAAAACAACGAAGTGATGGCTACCGCCGGCTACAACGCCGGCCCCAACCGCGCCCGCAACTGGCAGGCATCCGCACCGCTGGAAGGCGCGATTTACGCCGAAACCATTCCCTTCACCGAAACCCGCGACTACGTGAAAAAAGTGATGACCAACGCCACTTTCTACGCCAGCCTGTTCAACGAGCCGCAAACCTCGCTGAAACAGCGCATGGGCGTGGTGCCGGGTCGCTATTGATTTTGATGATGAAAAATAAATTGGGGCTTAGAAGCAAAATTCATTTTAAAGGGTCTTGCCGCAACATTTCCAATAGTACTTTATACAGATCATCATGTCGGTGGTTGAAGCGAAATCCGGTTTCTTTTAAATGCAGGTAAAAGGTATGCTTTGGCACTCCGTTAAACTGTACCAAGCGATGTTTGGCATAGCTCCAAAAGGATTCGATACTGTTGATATGTTGCATACCTCGAAACAAACTCATTGTCGCCGTGATGCACTCTGAAATGTTTCGTAAAACCCATGCCGACCAATCCATAGCCCCGCCAGCCGTCGGTATTGATCACACTCTCGACCATGATACGGCCTCTGATAACCTGTTGCAGCGTTGCTTTGGAAGCATCAGGAACGATTTCGTTATAAACCTTGGCCTGTACTTGAAGTTGCGCCGGAGTTTGGCTGACGAATACGAACAGCATACGCCCGACATCGTAGAATTAGACGAATCCTATT
The sequence above is a segment of the Neisseria dentiae genome. Coding sequences within it:
- a CDS encoding lytic transglycosylase domain-containing protein, yielding MTLQRTLTFALSALAATILAACSSHEQPVEPVKRSDAPRPSVRAAEPPAKVLADYSLYQSALTAAKQDDDILPAQFLSQAGESAMAEDVRNEWLKSLGKRSQWAQFNQQYAKLDQAGRAQEVQCYAELGSGNHTALAAVLVKEINRLPQGCNRLIEAAAASGRLNQKDAWRRVRGLISNNQLTDARNLAAALGSPFEGGGQGAQEYSLISVIGNTAKKSTASAYTLESMQGSLSREQIGFAWGVLGHMQAQSQNMATALSYFSRADRSQLSNEQFEWYARAALRLQRWNDLADIITAMPAKLQNDPTWQYWLARSYAAQGNRSRAEPLYEKAAASGRNFYAVMAGEELGRRVSTRNNVGEASKSDVKHLAKDGAIDRALTLFKASQSSGDWKMRRQAQAEWRYATRGADEDLLLTAAQLAYDNQFYEMAINSAERTNTKLNYNLRYISPFKDTTVRYANQAGVDPAWVYGLIRQESRFMLGAQSSVGAQGLMQVMPATAREIAAKIGMSSSELYTMDGNIRMGTWYMADAKRRLQNNEVMATAGYNAGPNRARNWQASAPLEGAIYAETIPFTETRDYVKKVMTNATFYASLFNEPQTSLKQRMGVVPGRY